One window of the Babesia microti strain RI chromosome IV, complete genome genome contains the following:
- a CDS encoding conserved Plasmodium protein, unknown function (overlaps_old_locusTagID:BBM_III08470): MDTLSLGIIGCLGIGFGRYAFKNYRFPHISECGCIGKCYRMFGIHDHECFDITVEVIEVSQVRCKKKYIVEIESGRFHYKTSHNQEADGKVGFYEKINIHIRQCDTHITLKLYSKELLKDTLVGSLVIGVDELMRDQLPRRRMYTMEINDSSTSKIMLSFYKVGDVPDNISPLMMQALLECPNMDPRDVEYMSTIDQLRFFAKVITGPLKRMNLFGPTWTEYYFVPIELSQTKWEWRYWETRSNYLAKKKHIGAYSFLGVSTIVPDDSNKSHFYVKYHDKSGVYDLVFKRVDRNRDIWTQGLIEFITRQRELISKESLNAISDIGLNNEFIKNSIKIGRSNGNDNQVLGDIIADMSKEMIIS, encoded by the exons ATGGATACATTATCACTGGGAATTATTGGATGTTTAGGAATTGGATTTGGTAGATATGCgttcaaaaattatcgATTTCCACACATTTCAGAGTGTGGTTGCATTGGGAAGTGTTACAGAATGTTCGGGATACACGATCATGAGTGTTTTGACATCACGGTTGAGGTAATTGAGGTGTCCCAAGTGAGGTGTAAAAAGAAATACATCGTGGAAATTGAATCTGGTCGCTTTCACTATAAAACATCGCATAACCAAGAAGCTGATGGTAAAGTGGGCTTCTAT GAAAAGATAAACATACACATCAGGCAGTGTGACACCCATATCACACTAAAATTGTATTCAAAGGAGTTACTAAAGGATACACTAGTTGGGTCACTTGTGATTGGAGTAGATGAGTTAATGCGTGATCAACTACCGAGGAGACGAATGTATACAATGGAAATAAATGATAGTTCAACTTCTAAGATAATG CTAAGTTTCTATAAAGTGGGAGATGTTCCAGATAACATAAGCCCCCTTATGATGCAGGCGTTGCTCGAATGTCCGAATATGG aTCCCAGGGACGTAGAATATATGAGTACCATTGATCAATTGAGATTCTTTGCCAAAGTGATAACTGGGCCGCTGAAGAGGATGAATTTATTCGGACCTACATGGACCGAATACTATTTCGTTCCGATTGAATTGTCGCAAACTAAATGGGAATGGAGGTATTGGGAAACAAGAAGTAATTATCTG GCTAAAAAGAAGCATATTGGagcatattcatttttagGTGTGAGTACGATTGTGCCGGATGATTCAAATAAATCGCATTTTTACGTGAAATACCACGATAAATCGGGTGTATATGATTTGGTATTTAAGAGGGTAGATAGAAATAGGGATATATGGACCCAAGGCCTAATTGAGTTTATCACGAGACAAAGAGAGTTGATTTCTAAGGAATCCCTTAATGCAATTAGTGACATTGGTCTTAACAACGagtttatcaaaaattcgATTAAAATTGGACGTTCCAATGGCAACGATAACCAAGTATTAGGGGATATTATCGCAGATATGAGTAAAGAAATGATTATCTCTTGA